From Coffea arabica cultivar ET-39 chromosome 9c, Coffea Arabica ET-39 HiFi, whole genome shotgun sequence, one genomic window encodes:
- the LOC113708916 gene encoding berberine bridge enzyme-like 21 — protein sequence MFPFLLLLLSFITFSSQPFSATSDTIYDNFAYCLTRNGIPSNQISKILYSPSNSSFNSVLDAYVRNKRLNTPTTRKPSIIVTPLQVQHIQAAILCTKGTGLQLNIRSGGHDFEGLSYVSDVPFIILDLFNLRSINVDTATETAWVQAGATLGELYYRIWEKSNILGFPAGVCPTVGVGGHISGGGYGSLLRRYGLTVDNVLDAQIIDVNGRVLDRKAMGEDLFWAIRGGGGASFGVVLAYRIRLVRVLEIHSVFTVQKTEAENATDVLYKWQNVADKIDNDLFIRVLVQPITGKVKGQKIIRLTFMGHFLGDANRFISVMNTGFPELGLKRSDCLETSWIDTMLWWYKYKIGTAKEVLLSRAYDQLIFFKRKSDYVQNPIPKDGLVSLFKKMSEITYGGKTGLVFNPYGGRMREIPENETPFPHRAGIIFKIQYSVNWEDADPNLINQYVGEARNLYSFMTPFVSKNPRQAFLNYRDLDIGTTDNGKNSYNEGQVYGVKYFKNNFDRLVKVKTMVDPQNFFRNEQSIPTLNLQTSKGRKGRK from the coding sequence ATGttcccctttcttcttcttctcctttccTTTATCACTTTCAGTTCACAACCATTTTCAGCAACTTCAGATACCATCTATGACAATTTTGCATATTGTCTAACAAGAAACGGAATCCCAAGTAACCAGATCTCTAAAATTCTGTATAGCCCATCAAACTCTTCATTCAATTCTGTTTTAGATGCCTATGTTCGAAACAAGAGGCTCAACACTCCAACTACTCGAAAACCATCCATAATTGTCACACCCTTGCAAGTTCAACATATCCAAGCTGCCATTCTGTGCACTAAAGGAACAGGGCTGCAACTAAATATCCGAAGCGGCGGTCATGATTTTGAAGGACTTTCATATGTTTCCGATGTCCCTTTCATCATTCTTGACCTGTTTAATCTGAGGTCCATTAATGTTGATACTGCAACTGAAACTGCTTGGGTACAAGCCGGCGCGACGCTTGGGGAACTGTACTACAGAATTTGGGAGAAGAGTAATATACTTGGATTTCCAGCTGGAGTTTGCCCAACCGTTGGAGTTGGTGGACACATAAGTGGTGGCGGCTACGGTTCACTGTTGCGAAGATATGGCCTGACGGTGGATAATGTTCTCGATGCACAGATTATCGATGTTAACGGCCGGGTTTTGGATAGAAAAGCAATGGGAGAAGATCTGTTTTGGGCTATTAGAGGTGGAGGTGGTGCTAGTTTTGGTGTTGTTTTGGCATATAGAATCAGGTTAGTCAGAGTGCTTGAAATTCACTCTGTTTTTACTGTGCAGAAGACTGAGGCAGAGAATGCAACAGATGTTCTTTACAAATGGCAAAATGTTGCTGACAAAATTGACAACGATCTGTTTATTAGAGTTCTGGTGCAGCCAATTACTGGAAAAGTGAAGGGTCAGAAAATCATTAGATTGACATTCATGGGACATTTCCTTGGAGATGCAAACAGATTTATTTCTGTTATGAATACTGGATTTCCTGAACTGGGATTGAAGAGAAGTGATTGTTTGGAAACAAGTTGGATTGATACAATGCTTTGGTGGTATAAGTACAAGATTGGGACAGCAAAGGAAGTACTATTGAGCAGGGCTTATGATCAATTGATCTTCTTTAAGAGAAAGTCAGATTATGTACAGAACCCCATTCCTAAAGATGGATTAGTATCACTGTTCAAGAAAATGAGCGAAATTACTTATGGTGGAAAAACAGGACTTGTTTTCAATCCTTATGGTGGAAGAATGAGAGAAATTCCTGAGAATGAAACACCATTTCCTCATAGGGCAGGGATCATTTTCAAGATTCAGTATTCAGTAAATTGGGAAGATGCAGATCCTAATTTAATCAATCAATATGTGGGGGAAGCAAGAAATTTGTACAGTTTCATGACCCCTTTTGTGTCCAAGAATCCAAGGCAGGCTTTTCTCAATTATAGGGACCTTGATATTGGAACCACCGACAACGGTAAGAATAGTTACAATGAAGGACAAGTTTATGGGGTCAAGTATTTCAAGAATAATTTTGATAGATTGGTGAAGGTGAAGACTATGGTGGATCCACAAAATTTCTTCAGGAATGAGCAGAGCATCCCTACTTTGAACCTTCAGACCTCTAAAGGAAGGAAGGGAAGAAAGTAA